The sequence GAACCTGTTCAAATCCAGATTGTCAGGAAATATACAACATTAAGAGCAAGCCCCCCACACCGGATGGTAAATGCATAAAGTGCGGCTCTCCTGCAGTTCAGCGTGCCGATGAAACTGTGGAGGCCATTACCAAACGGCTTGAGACCTACAATGAAAAAACTACCCCTCTGATAGATTTCTACAGGAAAGAGGGTCTTTTAAAATCTATCAGTTCATTGAGCAGTGAGGAAATTGTTTCCCAGATAAAAGTGGCAATTAAGTAAAACCAGCTCATAGCTGACGGGCAAATAAATGGGTATTAGCCTTCAGCAGTCGGCTTTCGGAGTTTTTGAACGGGCTGATTGCTGATAGCTGAATGCTGAAAGCTAACAGGTAATAATGAATTTTGGTTTTTCAACCTTCTTTTTTGTTAAAAAGAATATACTGGAAATAATCGATGATACTGTATCTTCCGGGATAAGGGTAATAGAACTTTCCTATGAGATACCCCATGCCCTGAATATGGGCAATGCCTTTTTGAAAAGGGGTGGAATTTTCAATGCACGCCCCCTTTTTTGAGATAAATCTCGGCAGTTTTTTTAACGATATAAGGGAAATTTCCAGGGAAAGGATAAGGCTGTCATTGGATTTAGCACATAGAATTGGATGTGACCCTGTGGTTATACATCCGGGTTATACCTTTCTCATGGACAAATTAAAAGGCATAGAGGACAAAACGAGAGAGGCATTCATTGAAGACCTAAAAAACCTTACCATTTATGCAAAGGAAAGGAATTTAAGGATAGCCCTTGAGAATGTGCATATGCCCTTTTTCTTTTTTTATGAACTGAGAGATTTTAAAGAACTGCAAGACATGATTCCGGATATTGGCATCGCGCTGGATATAGGACACGCATATATCACGAAATGCTCAAAAGGGGAGAAAGACCCCGAAGGTGCTATTATAGAGGACTTAAGGGTAACGGGTATAGAAAATGTATTCCACGTTCATATCCACAACAATATGGGAATAAAGGATGACC comes from Pseudomonadota bacterium and encodes:
- a CDS encoding sugar phosphate isomerase/epimerase is translated as MHAPFFEINLGSFFNDIREISRERIRLSLDLAHRIGCDPVVIHPGYTFLMDKLKGIEDKTREAFIEDLKNLTIYAKERNLRIALENVHMPFFFFYELRDFKELQDMIPDIGIALDIGHAYITKCSKGEKDPEGAIIEDLRVTGIENVFHVHIHNNMGIKDDHYFMNGNMDMKRILRSLKEAGYGGKVIIESGDMEEYGITPVLKKLKDITP